The bacterium DNA segment AGTAATTTTTCCTTGACTTCACCAAGCTGAAGATTCTTCTGCTCCAATTTGGCCACCACCTGTTCTGTATAACGCTTCATTGCTTCCAGCTCGGCGGGCGGATTTGGACGAGGTTTTCGGTATTTCGAATCGGTAAGCAATTCTGAAACCGCATCCAGGATGATTTGTGCGGAACTGGGCCTTGTAATGAATTTGTCAGCGCCCAGGTCCAGAGCGAGTTTTTGATCACCTGCTGAGATGTACGTGCTTGTATAGATGATGAACGGAATGGTGTTCAGTTTCGGATCCTTTCGGACACGGTAACACAATTGATATCCATCCAGACGGGGCATCTGGATATCGGCGATCACAACATCGAAGCGTGTCTGAGCCAACTTTTCCAGCGCCGCAATTCCATCTTCAGCTTCCATCACATCGATCGATTGATTTTCCAGAATTGCGCGCAGCAGTCTTCTATTGGCGGCAACATCGTCAACAATCAAAATCTTCATAATGCTTTCATGAGCTCACCGGCCACCGGGTCGGCCACTTTACTGTAAAACCGGATGCGTTTTCAACGCTAAGCGAACCCTGCTGCAATTCAAGAATTTTCTTTGTTATGAGCAGGTCCAGTCCTCCTGCTTCAAGACCGCCTTTCTGTAATCCCTCTAATGTAAGCACCATTTCCAGATTCTTATCAGCGGATTTTCTCATCAGTATTTCAATTTGGCTGCCCGGATCTGCTGTTTTGATTGCATGCGAAAGCAAGTTATGAATCACCTGTTTGAATTTGAGCAGATCCAGCCTAACTGGGCCACATTCTTTCGCCACGTTGGAAATGATCTCTACATTATTCCTGGCTGCAACCGGCGCAAAAATCGACAGGACTTGCTGAATCGCAGTCTTTACCTCAAATTCTTCAGGCGCAATCGGAACCTTTCCCGCATCAATTTTTGCGAGATCTAACACCGCGTTGAGGAGATTCAGGAGTTGTTTCCCACTGACCAAAACGTCCTCCAAATACTCCTTTTGCTTCGTATTGAGGGAGCCGGGCTTGTCGTCAAGCAGCAATTCCGTAAATCCGATAATGCAGTTTAAAGGTGTGCGAAATTCATGGGACATATTTGCCAGGAATTCAGTGGTTTCCTGAAGGCTTCTTCTGCGAAAAACCTCCTGGTGATTTTGCTCCGGGAGAATTCGAACCGTGCTCAGCACTATGATCTTCTGGTCGTGCATCTGAGGGATCAGATGAACCTCAACAGGGAATTCTGCTCCTGCTTTATTTCGTCTGATACATTCGTAGAGAAGCCTCCCCTGTTGAAGTGCAACCTCGATGGCCTTTTGACTTTCTTCCCGGTGAGAGGGTGGGACAATCAAAGAGTGCACGGATTGACCTGTGGATTCTTCGGGGGTGAAACCGAAAAGATTTTCTGCTGTTTTGTTCCAGAATAGAATTGTGCCTTCTATCGAAAACGCCACAATTGCAAAGGGCGCTTCATTGACGAGCAACGCATGAAGATCTGTCATTCATCGGTACCCCGACAGACACTCTCTCGCTTCAAGTTCCCATCTGTCTCATCCATATAATTTTAACATGGAGATTACATAGCGGTTTATTTCTTTTTTCCTCCAAATAGCTTGCCTAGCTTGCGTCCTACAACCTTTAACGGATCATTTCGATGTGCAATTTCCTGTAATTTCTTTCCTGAATGCCTGTCCCTAGGATTCAGAGCTAGAATCTTCTTATAGTGGAATTCTGCCAACGCTATGTTGTCCGATATCAGGTATAAATCTGCCATATCTTTTAAGATCGCCAGGTTGGTTGGATTTAGATCTAGGGCGGCTTTCAGAGCTTTCATCGCGTCATACTTAAACCCCTGGTGCTTAGCTAGAGCTTTCCCCATGAGATGGTGAATTCTGAAATCCTGTTTATATTCGAGTGCCTTTTTGCAATGCTGGACAGCGGCCCAGAAGTTTCCTTTACCGTACTCTTCCGCGGCCTGCCTGCACATTTGATCCGCGAGCGCCAGCGGTGATTTTACCCCGGGGTCCGAATCTTGTTTCTTCTGTTCCTTTACCGGTTGCGCCGGTTGTTGTTGGGGTTGATGCACAGATTGTTGCGGTGGCTGGGATGGGCGCTGATTAGGAGGTGGTGTTGCCTTTGCTGTTTCGACCTTGGGTTCGTTGATTGGTGAAGCAGCTTCCTCGTATTGTTCTATTTGAGCCAGATCCAGAGCCAGGAAGAGATAGATCAACCTGCAGAACAACTCACGCGGTAGATTCGACAGCGAGTGCAAATCCGAAAAGGTAATTCCCCCATCCGTCTTCATTAAAAGAAAACGCTCGGAGGCGCTCAAGCGGACCAGTCTCAGTCTGCTCGTGCACTGCCTGGACATGACGATCTTGATCTTTCCCTGGAGAACCTTCCTTGAAATGACTCCGAAATCCGTGTGATGCCGAACGCCCTGAGCGATTACGTCGCTAGCAGCAATTTGAATATTCGGTTGCTCGGGAAATTCACCTTCCTCCACGATAAAATCGCCAGCGACCCAGGAGAAAAGGGATTCCAGGATTTTCCAAGCCAGACACTCGAACTCCACATTCAGATTTTCGTGATTCTCCTGTCCCACCAATTCCATTGCGGACGAAAACTTTGTAAACAAATCCGATCGCGCCGTATGAATCTTCCATGCAGCATTCGGCTTTATTTGCTTTTCGGATATTAATAGATCGATGAAACGTTCTCCTTCCTGATTCGACAGGACGGCGGTAATTGTGCCTGACTTAAAGTGAATTACTTTGCTTAAATCGAGCCAGTTCAGTGTGAGTCTACCGGTTAATTGTGATTTCCAGATTTCTCCCAGAACTTCTGCAAAGGAAGTGTCGTAAAGGTTTCCTCTCATTCGCACTGCTTTCTGTTTTGAAAAAGGAATGACGGTGCTCGATCGGGATAGGCTTCGTTTCGTCTCTTCCAGTTGATCGATCAGTTCGGAGTAATGCTGGATCCGCCGGTCTGGATCCCTTTCCACCATCTTGCGGATCAGGTTGTAAAGACTCATGGGAACCGCAGCATTTAACATTTCCGGTCCCGGAATCTCCTCATTCAGTTTTTTGGCAAACACCTCTTTGACCGTTTGTCCAGTGAAAGGCAAACACCCGTAAACCAGCTCAAAGAACGTAATCCCGAGTGAATAGATGTCGCAACGATGATCGATGGCCCGGTCGTGTAGCTGTTCCGGTGCAAGGTAAGCCGGTGTGCCGACGATCGTATCGGAGTTTTCCTGCAGCTCACAATAGGTTGATGCCAACCCGAAATCCACGATTTTGATCCTGTTCTTTTCGGCCACCATAAGGTTGGAAGGTTTGATATCCAGATGTACAATTCCTTTTTCCTGCGCCTTCTTTAAACCCACCGCCACCTGTTGCATAAAGAGGATGCTAGTTTCCGGATCCAGAACTTTTTTCTGTTTTAGCAGTAGATCGAGCGATCCTTCCGGCAAATATTCCATGCAAAAGAAGGGAAGATTGTTGCAAACATCAAAGTAATAAATCAGAGCAATGTTCGGATGACTGATGCTTGCCAGTAGACGAGCTTCTCTTTTGAATCTTTCGAGGTGCTCCATTTCTGCAGCCATCGATCGATTAATCATTTTGATCGCAACATAGCGCTCCAGGTGCTCGTCAAAGCCCTTGAAGACACGCCCCATGGATCCTTCACCAAGTAGAGAAAGGACGCGATATGGACCGAGCCGGGAAGGAAGGATATCTGAATCGGAATCTGTTTCTTCGTCATATTCCTCCTCCTTTTCCACCATGCTGCTCTCGACTGATTTTTCAAACTTCCAGTCTTTTGCAACGATACCCAGTCCGATTTTGCCCGCCGTGCCACAGAGAATCTCCCCTTCCATCAACGTCATGGAGACCTGAAAGTCTTCTTCGATTCCAAGGCTGGTTCGAAGCGTCAATACAGCGTTAAAGGAAACCTTTTCGGAAGCTTGTTTCACAAAACTTTCAAATTTTTCGCGATGCACTGCGTTTGCTATAAAGTCAGAAAAACTGAAATTGATGAGATCTTCCTTTTCATGTCCCAGTAGAGGAGTGATCGCCGAATTCACATACACGCATCTGCCCTCAAGATCCAGCGAAAATACGATCTCGGGAATTTCTTCAGCAGAGACATCCACAGACGCGGAACTGCGAAAATATTCTTTTTCGGAGATTGCAATGAGAGCCTTCTTTACCGAGCTGGCGACTCCCTGGAGTTCATCCGAATTTGTAAACACGCACTCCGTCGCGCCCGACATCATTAAGGCGTTCATGGTTTCTTCCAGTCTAGGCGGAAGATGCACGATGATGTGAGCCTGCTGATCGAGATGTCGCAAATCATTTAAGATTTTCATGCTATCTGATTTTATGAGGTCATAACTTATCAGAAGTAGGTCGGGATGAACATCGGCCGCCATTTTCAAAAGGTTTTCCTGCTCATTACAAATGGTGAAAAGGCATTCTTTCAATTCTGATAAGGATTGAAGAACGAGTGATGAATCTTGAGCAGTGCTTTCCGCAATCAAAACCTGCAGTTTTGACTCGAAACCGGAGCCGAAATTCTTCGACGATTCTAAGACAGGGATAGAACTTCCTTCCATTTTCCAACTCTCCTGAACAGCCTTTGTGCAAGCGATATGCCAAATCGTTTTCCCTCGATGATGTTGGTCCGGATCGTACCCCCTGTGCTGAATTTATTAGCATGGTGCTTAATTTTCGTACCGGATGCTATAATTGGAGTCCAAATTGGAGCCTGCAGAACATGGAGCCTGCAGAT contains these protein-coding regions:
- a CDS encoding PAS domain-containing sensor histidine kinase, translated to MTDLHALLVNEAPFAIVAFSIEGTILFWNKTAENLFGFTPEESTGQSVHSLIVPPSHREESQKAIEVALQQGRLLYECIRRNKAGAEFPVEVHLIPQMHDQKIIVLSTVRILPEQNHQEVFRRRSLQETTEFLANMSHEFRTPLNCIIGFTELLLDDKPGSLNTKQKEYLEDVLVSGKQLLNLLNAVLDLAKIDAGKVPIAPEEFEVKTAIQQVLSIFAPVAARNNVEIISNVAKECGPVRLDLLKFKQVIHNLLSHAIKTADPGSQIEILMRKSADKNLEMVLTLEGLQKGGLEAGGLDLLITKKILELQQGSLSVENASGFTVKWPTRWPVSS
- a CDS encoding protein kinase, producing MEGSSIPVLESSKNFGSGFESKLQVLIAESTAQDSSLVLQSLSELKECLFTICNEQENLLKMAADVHPDLLLISYDLIKSDSMKILNDLRHLDQQAHIIVHLPPRLEETMNALMMSGATECVFTNSDELQGVASSVKKALIAISEKEYFRSSASVDVSAEEIPEIVFSLDLEGRCVYVNSAITPLLGHEKEDLINFSFSDFIANAVHREKFESFVKQASEKVSFNAVLTLRTSLGIEEDFQVSMTLMEGEILCGTAGKIGLGIVAKDWKFEKSVESSMVEKEEEYDEETDSDSDILPSRLGPYRVLSLLGEGSMGRVFKGFDEHLERYVAIKMINRSMAAEMEHLERFKREARLLASISHPNIALIYYFDVCNNLPFFCMEYLPEGSLDLLLKQKKVLDPETSILFMQQVAVGLKKAQEKGIVHLDIKPSNLMVAEKNRIKIVDFGLASTYCELQENSDTIVGTPAYLAPEQLHDRAIDHRCDIYSLGITFFELVYGCLPFTGQTVKEVFAKKLNEEIPGPEMLNAAVPMSLYNLIRKMVERDPDRRIQHYSELIDQLEETKRSLSRSSTVIPFSKQKAVRMRGNLYDTSFAEVLGEIWKSQLTGRLTLNWLDLSKVIHFKSGTITAVLSNQEGERFIDLLISEKQIKPNAAWKIHTARSDLFTKFSSAMELVGQENHENLNVEFECLAWKILESLFSWVAGDFIVEEGEFPEQPNIQIAASDVIAQGVRHHTDFGVISRKVLQGKIKIVMSRQCTSRLRLVRLSASERFLLMKTDGGITFSDLHSLSNLPRELFCRLIYLFLALDLAQIEQYEEAASPINEPKVETAKATPPPNQRPSQPPQQSVHQPQQQPAQPVKEQKKQDSDPGVKSPLALADQMCRQAAEEYGKGNFWAAVQHCKKALEYKQDFRIHHLMGKALAKHQGFKYDAMKALKAALDLNPTNLAILKDMADLYLISDNIALAEFHYKKILALNPRDRHSGKKLQEIAHRNDPLKVVGRKLGKLFGGKKK